The following are encoded together in the Tribolium castaneum strain GA2 chromosome 3, icTriCast1.1, whole genome shotgun sequence genome:
- the LOC663102 gene encoding alpha-(1,3)-fucosyltransferase C codes for MVTFHKLLFIILGLLIATIFLLSQYRTELTPPQTLKRNVDDKPTFLDNNDTKTILYWTPMFQSLNFYLGLGSKIFEKCAYNNCYATYVKNERPVEKFDAIIFHGVEYQEKWFGKPQKRNPNQVYIFSNQESPVNTPSFIRDFDNFYNWTMTYRLDSDILRPYGFLVKQKTGYKLPTVEEIQKRPKKIAWFVSNCGTSSERELLVNEIQKEIHVDVYGRCGTLHCEKNNKEGCYDMMERKYKFYLSFENSICEDYVTEKLYNVLQRNIVPIVYGGADYNTLAPPKSVINVMDFMSVKHLVKHLKYLDSHPEEYLKFLEWKKDYIVETASTQTLCTLCQKLNEPIKQKIYNDITKWWAGKDLDKCMVSKNGFLDKYLLQS; via the coding sequence ATGGTAACGTTTCATAAACTATTATTTATCATTCTCGGGTTATTAATAGCGACGATCTTCCTCTTATCACAATACCGAACCGAATTGACACCACCGCAAACATTAAAACGCAATGTAGACGACAAACCAACCTTTCTGGACAATAACGACACCAAAACGATTCTTTACTGGACACCAATGTTCCAAAGCCTCAATTTCTATCTCGGCTTGGGGtcgaaaattttcgaaaaatgtgCCTACAACAACTGTTATGCTACCTACGTCAAAAATGAACGTCCCGTCGAAAAATTCGACGCCATAATCTTCCACGGCGTGGAGTACCAGGAGAAATGGTTCGGCAAGCCGCAAAAACGCAACCCGAACCAAGTTTATATTTTCTCCAACCAGGAATCACCAGTGAATACTCCGTCCTTCATTAGGGATTTTGACAACTTTTACAATTGGACGATGACTTACCGATTGGATTCCGATATCCTTCGTCCTTACGGCTTCCTTGTGAAGCAAAAAACCGGCTACAAGTTACCCACAGttgaagaaattcaaaaacGGCCGAAAAAAATTGCGTGGTTTGTCTCGAATTGTGGAACCTCGAGTGAGAGGGAACTACTGGTCAATGAAATACAAAAAGAGATACACGTAGATGTTTACGGAAGATGTGGTACTTTACACTgtgagaaaaataataaagaaggGTGCTATGATATGATGGAAAGGAAGTACAAATTTTACCTCTCGTTTGAAAATTCGATTTGTGAAGACTACGTTACGGAGAAGTTGTACAATGTTCTGCAACGAAATATAGTGCCAATTGTGTACGGTGGTGCCGATTATAACACTCTCGCGCCGCCTAAATCTGTGATTAATGTGATGGATTTTATGTCGGTTAAACACTTAGTTAAGCATTTAAAATATCTGGACAGTCACCCCGAAGAGTATTTAAAGTTTCTCGAGTGGAAAAAGGACTACATTGTCGAAACTGCAAGTACCCAGACGCTTTGTACGCTATGTCAGAAATTAAACGAgccaataaaacaaaaaatttacaatgatATTACGAAATGGTGGGCGGGAAAAGATCTAGATAAATGTATGGTTAGCAAAAATGGTTTTCTGGATAAGTACTTACTCCAGTCGTGA